A window from Streptomyces sp. SAI-127 encodes these proteins:
- a CDS encoding aldo/keto reductase, giving the protein MTSTAFCIGGDLKVRRLGFGAMHLPTEPGPCRETSLAVARRAVELGVTVVDTAYLYGGGANEELLAEALHPYPDGLLITTKVGVARSGSSGEWKLDGRPAVLREQVEQALRRLRVERIELLQLHRIDPETPLADQAGTLGDLQAEGEIGRIGLSEVTVDELNQAREIIDVASVQNRYNLLDREHEPVLTACEAAGIAFLPWRPVAWGNSGAKVEVASVATELDATPTQVALAWLLGHSPVILPIPGTARIDHLEENLIAERLEMTPVHRDRLDSLSEVA; this is encoded by the coding sequence GTGACATCGACTGCGTTTTGTATCGGCGGGGATCTAAAAGTACGGCGGTTGGGGTTCGGGGCCATGCACTTGCCGACGGAACCGGGCCCGTGCCGCGAGACCTCTCTCGCCGTCGCCCGGCGGGCCGTCGAGCTGGGTGTCACGGTGGTCGACACCGCGTATCTCTATGGCGGGGGAGCCAATGAGGAACTCCTGGCTGAGGCCCTGCACCCCTACCCGGATGGACTGCTGATCACGACCAAGGTTGGCGTTGCTCGATCGGGCTCCTCAGGCGAGTGGAAGCTCGACGGGCGGCCAGCCGTGCTGCGGGAGCAGGTCGAGCAGGCGCTCCGCCGGCTGCGGGTCGAGCGGATCGAGCTTCTTCAACTGCACCGCATCGACCCCGAAACGCCGCTCGCCGACCAGGCCGGCACGCTGGGGGACCTGCAGGCTGAGGGCGAGATCGGCCGGATCGGGCTGTCCGAGGTCACCGTCGACGAGCTCAACCAGGCACGGGAGATCATCGACGTCGCGAGCGTGCAGAACCGATATAACCTGCTCGACCGTGAGCACGAGCCCGTGCTCACGGCCTGCGAAGCGGCAGGAATAGCGTTCCTGCCATGGCGCCCCGTCGCCTGGGGCAACTCGGGGGCAAAGGTCGAGGTCGCTTCCGTAGCGACCGAGCTCGACGCCACTCCCACGCAGGTCGCACTCGCCTGGCTCCTCGGCCACTCACCCGTCATCCTCCCGATCCCTGGCACCGCCCGGATCGATCACCTGGAGGAGAACCTCATTGCGGAGCGTCTCGAAATGACCCCGGTGCACCGCGATCGCCTCGACAGTCTGTCCGAAGTGGCATAG
- a CDS encoding TIGR01777 family oxidoreductase encodes MKIVIPGGTGQVGAVLKRALDAAGHEVVILTRRPRRDGEVQWDGRTLGPWTAAVDGSDIVINLAGRTVSCRYTAANLQEMMDSRVDSTRVVGTAIAGAARPPRVWLQMSTATVYAHRFDAPNDEATGVIGGTEPGVPDYWAYSVEIAKAWEQAQQQAVTPATRKVALRSAMVMSPDPGGVFAVLLGLARLGLGGPVAGGAQYVSWIHEHDFVRAVEFLIDKEHIAGPVNLAAPHPLPQRAFMRTLRSAWGVPVGLPATKWMAEVGALALRSDTELLLKSRRVVPGRLTQAGFDFQYAQWPQAANELVHRVRKRIYGGSAARR; translated from the coding sequence ATGAAGATTGTGATTCCTGGGGGCACCGGACAGGTCGGCGCGGTCCTGAAGCGCGCGCTCGATGCCGCAGGCCACGAGGTCGTGATTCTCACCAGACGCCCCAGGCGCGACGGCGAGGTCCAATGGGACGGTCGAACTCTGGGGCCATGGACGGCGGCGGTGGACGGCAGCGACATCGTCATCAATCTGGCCGGACGCACTGTGAGTTGCCGCTACACGGCGGCCAATCTGCAGGAAATGATGGACTCCCGGGTCGACTCCACCCGGGTCGTGGGTACCGCGATCGCGGGCGCTGCCCGACCGCCCCGGGTCTGGCTGCAGATGAGCACCGCCACGGTGTACGCGCACCGCTTCGACGCCCCAAACGACGAGGCCACGGGTGTGATCGGCGGTACCGAACCGGGCGTGCCGGACTACTGGGCGTACAGCGTCGAGATAGCCAAAGCCTGGGAGCAGGCTCAGCAGCAGGCCGTGACGCCGGCCACGCGCAAGGTCGCTCTGCGCTCGGCCATGGTGATGAGCCCGGACCCCGGCGGGGTCTTCGCCGTCCTGCTGGGACTGGCCCGCCTGGGTCTCGGCGGCCCGGTCGCCGGTGGGGCACAGTACGTGTCGTGGATCCACGAACATGACTTCGTGCGCGCGGTGGAGTTCTTGATCGACAAGGAACACATCGCAGGGCCGGTGAACCTGGCGGCTCCCCATCCTCTGCCGCAGCGCGCATTCATGCGTACCCTGCGCTCCGCGTGGGGTGTACCGGTGGGTCTCCCTGCGACCAAGTGGATGGCCGAGGTCGGCGCGCTCGCTCTTCGTTCCGACACCGAACTGCTGCTGAAGAGCCGCCGTGTCGTCCCGGGCCGACTGACCCAGGCAGGCTTCGACTTTCAGTACGCACAGTGGCCGCAGGCCGCGAATGAGCTGGTACATCGGGTGCGCAAACGGATCTACGGCGGATCCGCGGCACGCCGGTGA
- a CDS encoding PadR family transcriptional regulator: MNERPLQEPTLLLLTALADEPRHGYGLIQEIDAISQGRVRMRTGTLYGALDRLVQQGLIRVEREEVVDGRARKVYALAEAGQDVLAAETERLRAVVAEAERRLAARRAHAIRPKGALA, from the coding sequence ATGAATGAGCGACCGCTTCAGGAGCCGACGCTGCTCCTGCTCACTGCCCTGGCCGACGAGCCGAGGCACGGCTATGGACTGATTCAGGAGATCGACGCGATCTCCCAGGGCCGTGTGCGGATGCGCACCGGTACTCTCTACGGCGCGCTGGACCGGCTGGTCCAACAGGGCCTGATCCGAGTCGAGCGCGAGGAGGTCGTGGACGGTCGGGCGCGCAAGGTCTACGCCCTCGCCGAGGCCGGCCAAGACGTGCTGGCCGCCGAGACGGAGCGGCTGCGTGCCGTCGTCGCCGAGGCGGAGCGTCGACTGGCCGCCCGTCGCGCCCACGCCATCCGCCCGAAGGGGGCCCTGGCATGA
- a CDS encoding IS5 family transposase (programmed frameshift): MSNRPWIVDDALWAVIEPLLPKWPERSPGPRPVDDRRCLQGILFVLYTGITWQQLPLELGFGSGQTCWRRLGRWHEAGVFEKLHRILLADLNAAGQIDWSGACVDAPCEGEKGGEATGPSPVDRGKTGSKHHLICDGRGTPFAVITTAANVNDVTQMLALVDGIPPVAGRMGRPRARHDALLGDKGYDSNPNRRELRKRRILPVICRKGSPNIEGLGKLRYVVEQTFALLHQFKRLAIRWDRRLDLHDALVSLACGLICWRRL; this comes from the exons GTGAGCAACAGGCCGTGGATCGTGGACGATGCGTTGTGGGCGGTGATCGAGCCGCTGCTGCCGAAGTGGCCGGAGCGGTCGCCGGGGCCGCGTCCGGTGGACGACCGGCGGTGCCTGCAGGGCATCTTGTTCGTGCTGTACACCGGAATTACGTGGCAGCAGCTGCCCCTGGAGCTGGGCTTCGGCTCGGGGCAGACCTGCTGGCGGCGGCTGGGCCGGTGGCACGAGGCCGGCGTCTTCGAGAAGCTGCACCGGATACTGCTGGCCGATTTGAACGCGGCCGGCCAGATCGACTGGTCGGGCGCCTGCGTGGACGCC CCATGTGAAGGCGAAAAAGGGGGCGAGGCGACCGGACCGTCCCCGGTCGACCGGGGCAAGACCGGCAGTAAGCACCACCTGATCTGCGACGGACGCGGCACCCCGTTCGCGGTCATCACCACCGCGGCCAACGTCAATGACGTCACTCAGATGCTCGCCCTGGTCGACGGCATCCCGCCAGTAGCCGGCCGCATGGGGCGTCCTCGCGCGCGCCACGATGCCCTGCTGGGCGACAAGGGCTACGACAGCAACCCCAACCGCCGGGAGCTGCGCAAGCGCCGAATCCTGCCGGTCATCTGCCGCAAGGGCAGCCCCAACATCGAGGGCCTGGGCAAGCTCCGCTACGTCGTCGAGCAGACCTTCGCCCTGCTGCACCAGTTCAAGCGCCTCGCAATCCGCTGGGACCGACGCCTCGACCTGCACGACGCCCTCGTCTCACTCGCCTGCGGACTCATCTGCTGGAGAAGACTCTGA